GAAAGAAGGATGTTGTCTAAGCTACTGGACATCTCAGACAACATCCTTCACCCGCTCCACGATGTCCTGGACTGATACCGGTGTATGTTTAGCTGCAGAATTATTTAACCAAGGTGTCCTACTGTACCTGTCCATTGgacatatataatgtataatgtataatttcaCTGTACAACAACATATCTCACTGTGCAATAATACATCTTTACCGGTATAGTTATTTAAATCCtagtttcatttatattttttatatatattatcttgGGTATATAAGTCTAGATTTTTGTGCCCAATTGTCCCCCGGGGAACAAGTGTCCtttgctggacccctgagcaggCAGAGTTAATGCttaatttctcagttgtataaaaatgacataaaaatgtaagtttctctggataagtgtatttgccaaatgctataaatgtaattttgtcCTGAGTTCTGTAAACATGATGAAAACCTCAGTACTATTTGTGACGTGTCTTGTTTAagaaattaagatttttaaGTCTTTGCCTGTGAAGCACTTTATGCAAACAAACAGAGAGGTACAAACTGAAATTAGTGTAGTTGACATTAACTAATGAATTAAACAAATGGCAACTTCACATCAGTATCGAAACTGAGAAGAGAGCTTACACACTGTGTACAGACGCCATGTTTCACAGCTAAATGAGCTGATAAGCAAAGTACAGGAACTTGTTTTCCATACCGATGCTGAACAGCATGAACAGAGATCAACGAAGTgtacagatgatgatgaggatgatgatgaggatgatgagtgACTTTTACATCAGGTGATGAAACAGTTTTCTCCATCAGTAATGAGAGATCTTACTACTTATGTTTACATCTGGTTGAGTAACatgttaaagagaaaagaaagcatGTAGTTtacagatctatctatctatctatctatctatctatctatctatctatctatctatctatctatctatctatctatctatctatctatctatctatctatctatctatctatctatctatcttgtcATAATATAGCCACATGAAGGGTTTCTCACTAGAAGAGGACGGAGGTGAGCAGAGGGACGAACATGAGGAGGAAACTGAGTGTGAAGATCTCAGCACTGTTACAGAAGTTCCCCTCACAACACTCCACATCTGTTAAGATGAGTCCATGAGCTCTGAAGAAAGTCGTGTTGCAGATGTTATTGGTTGTGCATCCTTTCGTCCTCATTAttttgggtccttgagcaactaaaaacattcagaaagaggaaagaaaataatgaataataataataataataataataataataataataataataataataataataataataattaacctATAAGGAAAATGTTAGGTCACGtgatcacacacaatcatctgACTGGCGGTGGCATACGTGGTCAATTCCCCTTTCAACAATTCAGTTCCTACCTGCAATTTTAATTCCCATTTAACACTAAAACATGGAAGAACAAATACAGCCACGGTTTCAGCTTCTCCTCtcagaaaaaaggaaggaagctAATGCTAATGACGAGGACACAGATGAGGCTAATGACGGCAGCACCAAACCTGCGATGTTGCATGTAAATCTGTTGCATGTAGCAAACATATGTGATGTTCttggatatacagtacaggtatTGGTCATTCTCAGAACACTGAACAATGATCTTTAATTTCCTTTGAATTAATCACAGTATTGTTTAGCACTTTGACTCATTTTTATTGTGTACACATTTAAAAGCATCTCATAAATAGTTCATACATTTTAGATGGTTTAGGTTGGcaatttttgagaaaaaaaaagacacactttttcaagttttcattattttgatCCTGTATCATGAAATTACCAGCGACTCTACGgacaaatttatatatatatttaaagatcTCAAAGCTCATGGCACCATGttaaagatagaaaagaaagaTGATGAGGTACTGTATTTCTCACCTGTTGCCGTGATGCAGCGATCTTCTGCTCCCTCACAATACAGAGTCTGAAAGCAGTCGACATCGTTACAGGTGTAACACTTTCTCCCGTTGATGGACTGCTGTGGCATAGCTGCACAAAGAAAAAAGCATATCAGCATCTCGTGTGGATTTAACTGAAATAATCAACGGTTTAATCAAAAAGGTGACTAAATGTGGAGGAAATAAGAATCACTTTTAGATCATTTATATGCTATAAAACAGGACTTTGTGATTCAGAATAAGTTAAAAAGCAGAACTGAGAAATTCACCCACTGtctatatttataaaatgctaTTTTACCTGGCAGGGTTTGGTTGTTGCAGAGATTAGTCTTGCAGCATTTGGTGTTGTTGGCGATTTTCACCACACCGATATTCATACTGGCATTTACACACCTATCCGGTGCTCCACAATCCATGATATCATCCGTTGCTATGAGCGATAGACCTGATACACCACTTACAAGAtctgaaaaagtgtcaaaagttCTTTAATCCTCCAAAAACTTCTTAAAGAATTCAGAGAATCgcataaaatattttagatgttCATATACTTACAGATGTCCACAGAAGTGGTTGTTCTGGCACACGTATCAGTGCAGTTGGCGTATATGTATTTACCCGTGGTGTAATCGTAATCGACAGCTGGATAACATTTCAGTGAACatgctaaaataaacaggaattAGAATAAAATCAAAGTCAGTTACTCGACACACACCAAGGAATTATTCACTAAAACTCCAACACTAATTAATAAACGAGGTTTCAGttggtgtactgtactgtacctcctGAGGAGATCATGCAGATGAGCAGCAGTGTAACCTGCATCCACATCGTTGCTGGATGGTTGAGAAGATGTTGAGAGATGAAGCAGGTGAgattataaatatgatatgtaagAATGTGCAGTTTTATAATATTTCACAATGGGCTGGGTTTAATGGGTAGGGCCAAGCGTTAATGCCtgactacattatattatagaaATGATTCTGTTTCCTCAAAACGCTTCAGAACTTCCATAACtattagatttatataaatataaatataaaaatgatataaaatccaaaaatattttgtatccataaaagaataattatatatgaatgtttttttttctaaatgaattttttatttaatatcaatcattaaaacatttgtaaaGTTGTGTCTACAGGTTCATATGTTTAATGATCAAGATACTATTTATTCAAAAATGATTTTACTCACAAGCACACATCAAGAACAGTGTGAAGAGCGAGCAGGAAGTGAGAAGAAGAGGTTTACTGCAATGTGGATGCTTGACATTTCATGTTTGTTTGACATTCTGCAAGAAGGAAGTTCTGCTTGTTGACAGTATCATCAAATATGcagattttattctgtttctatccACCCAGTCATCCagctatctatccatccatcagtaaagccatccatccatccatccattaatccatccatccatctatattctcttcttattttttaaatgaagagcAACAGAGTGATGTGTTACTAATAATTGCAAcaaatcaatccatccatctaactatccatccattcatccatctatctgtccattCACTCTAATCAAGTCAATTCATCATTCAATCCACTCATCTTTATTTCAACAATCAAACAGATGACCAATCGATCCATTTTCCTATTAATTTAGCAATCATCCACCCATCTACCTattcatccatacatccatGCACCTTTCCACTCATTTGTAAGTCCATCTACACAAGCATTCATTCATCAATACATCGGTTAGACCTGTCATCCAACCATCTATATTTCCATTAGTCAAACAGTTGACCAAGCAATCCATTTATCCTTCAATTTATCAATCATttcatctatccacccatccatccatccatccatccatccacccatccacccatccacccatccatccatccatccacccatccacccatccatccatccacccctccatccatccgtccaccCACCCATTTATCCATGCACTTGTAAGTCTATATatgcattcatccatccatcagagTGTCAGAATATCCACTCATCTATCCATCCTATTATAAGTCCATCTaaaaagcattcattcatccttGCCAAATGTTTCATgagttttaaacactttttcattAATCTGAAGACTTATTTACATAAAGATGTTTTGTGAGACTATCAGTGTGACTATGTGTGATATCTATCATTAATTTCCCTTTTCATCTGCCTTTGTGCAGTCGTAAATTTCCTGTATTTAAAAGGTCACATGCGAATTAAAATGATCCAAACAATGTATGCAGATTTGTCTCAAATGTGGCTGGGAATTTTATTTAATCCGTCAGAAAGAATTTAATGTTTAAGGTAAATTTACTTAAAATCTGATggaagcattttatttcatcGTACAGGTTTCATTTCATAACCAAAAACAATCACTGTACTGAAAGAAGACAAATATGAACCtctttattttaaacagtagtagtttttcattttaaaaactcAGACTCATGATCACATAAcactaaaaacactgaaaactagTGATCTAGTGAGAAATAGAATAGTGATGGAAGACCTGGgagaaataaatcagtgaaaGCTGGATCCTGGAGGAagaggtgtgatggtgtgaggaGGTCTTTCAGCTGCTGGTACCGGTGAGTCACTTCATTGggaaaaaagtcaataaaataatatttcacacCAAGTTTCTTTATCTATTTGTTATCTAATTGTTTATTCTTGCCTAATTTGCATGGccaatgatatatatatatatatatatatatatatatatatatatatatatatatatatatatatatatatatatatatatatatatatatatatatattgttatgaTGGTTTAATTTTAAAACATGTCTTGTTTgtgtctattttttatttatttatttatgaccaGAAGTGTGTCATGTCTGAACTGGTTCTCATCGAGCTCCAAATGGAAATTTACTTCCACTTTTTGAGAAGTTAAAAGGATAGTCTGTggtaataacattaaaaaaacaaaacaaaacaaaacaaaaaaaactactagcctgaataataaaaatatattaagaaaataatagcaaatatttattttctaaaagaCGACTAAcgtttttgtctttaaaaaagtTGTTTGGTGTATTGTATTGAATTATATGTTTTTCTTGtctcttttaattaaatatcagtATTGGTTTATGGTGTTTGGGGAACAGAGATAAGATAATTCAGCAAAACAAGGAACTTTATATGAGAAACcacaatattaaacataaaaattcaattaaaatttatttgtacagacatttattgtctcaaagcagttttacagaacataagaaatactgcaaaaatgacaaatatgttaacattatacaaagatttatacaaagattcaagattaatattatacttatattaaaatgtgtttgtatttatacctaatgagcaagtctgatgtgaccgaggtgactgtggtgaggaaaaactcccttagatggaagaggaagaaaccttgagaggaaccagacacaaaagggaacctcatcctcatttgggtgtctgataattgtgtattgattaggaaataatataatattcatattaataaaaaaaatcaacacaaataAATCCACAGTCAATAAATTATCTCCCTCAAATAATGTTTGATACTACAAATGCTAGGCATGAAACACATGTGTTATAAAGTGCAGTCAAGTTGCCATctataatttaattacattcattGGATTGAAAATCttacataaaataaagtcaGTCGATTTCtacaggaagaagaaaaggataTGAAACTTCCTCCTTATTGTGTGAAATGTGATTAATATCCTCAAGCTGGAACATAATTAAACCTGCTAACAGTTCCCACATGCAAATCTTACACTTCAACATTTTTACCTTGTTATGCCAAGGAAAAGTTCCTTGTATTCAGATTCGTGTTGTCTGAGAACCATCTTAGTTTCGGTGCTGTCTGTAATTTGGTGTAACATAAAATCATGAGATGATGTaaatcagagtcagagtcaatTATAACCATAAATAACAGACATG
This DNA window, taken from Tachysurus fulvidraco isolate hzauxx_2018 chromosome 23, HZAU_PFXX_2.0, whole genome shotgun sequence, encodes the following:
- the LOC125140038 gene encoding uncharacterized protein LOC125140038 — translated: MCASTMWMQVTLLLICMISSGACSLKCYPAVDYDYTTGKYIYANCTDTCARTTTSVDIYLVSGVSGLSLIATDDIMDCGAPDRCVNASMNIGVVKIANNTKCCKTNLCNNQTLPAMPQQSINGRKCYTCNDVDCFQTLYCEGAEDRCITATVAQGPKIMRTKGCTTNNICNTTFFRAHGLILTDVECCEGNFCNSAEIFTLSFLLMFVPLLTSVLF